The genomic stretch AGAGAAAATGACACACCGGCACATGTTTTCTGTCCTGGTCTTCAGAGGCCGTTTTAAAGATTCACTCTTTCCCCTTGCACGAGCCGTGCTCGGAAGCTCCAAATatccttcaaaaacaaaacaaaagtaaggAAAAGCCTAAAGGGCTAGCCAAGATGGTGACTAGGATGCAGCTGGAAACAGATATAACATTCTCAGCTTAGCTAGTAGCTcataaaaatatatcaaaataccAAAAGACTCCTTTCAAATCCTAAATATCACGAACAAAAATACAGCTAACACTAAAATAAGACACAGCCCACACCCCAAGAAGCTGGGTCATTTGTGGGTTTGACAAAGATTGCAACATGCCAAATGTTTAATTCTGAAAGATGGCAGAAGAGGAACATGTGCGGCACAGAGCATATCACGCCAGTGGAAGTCACCTCACCTGCTTGTACACATAATGACCCCCTGGCGCAGCTCTGGGTGCCACTGGATTTCCTGTGATTGAAAACGCTCACAGACTGACCACATATTTCAAACTGCTTTACATGAGCAAGCAATATCTCCTGGGCAGCAGGAAATAATGGATACGAATACAAGCACTTAGCCCAAAACCAGGCACTGAGCAGACATTGCTGCCGATTGGAAAGCAAAGTAAAAGACCACCATTTGCTTCATGGAAGCCAGCCTTGGGCAAGTTCCCAACTCAGTTTCCCTGTGTGAGGATTATTTAGTTCACATCATTAGTGTTATGAGGGCAAAACATAAGAGACAGGCACTCCTCTTTGGAAGAAAGCTCCAAATCTGATCAAAGAAGCTTTAGCCTACATGGGAACACACAAGCAGGCAGGTATGGGCACACACTCGTCGTGGCTCACGAGAAGGAAGGAGCCTCATAACGTAACACTTCAGACTTCACTGTGCACCTCAATAATTCTATTCGAGAAGGCTTTAACTTTACAGACAATATCTATGGCCAGGCTTGTAAAATACAGGTGGGCACCCAACCCTACTTAGGCaccttgtggaaaaaaaaaaaaaacaaaaacaaaaaaaccaaaacagtccCCCCCTCCGAAAACTCTGGATATTTAGTGACTTTAAAAGGTACCCATTGTCTATTACATCTAGAACTTACTGTCTTGATACTGTATTTATACGCATTTGGGAAATGCTGTGGATTAAGCAATTCAGAAGTTTAGGAAACTTTCAATCCCAGTATAAGGTTTATCTTTTTTCAGTGGCTGAGCCTCTggaaaactcagattttttttctgttgtacgCAATTGTTTCAATTATTCTGCATGAATCAGTTCCTCTTACTTTttggtgggaggggaaggggacagaTGTACATCTGTGCTCACTTTCCTGCTGTTGCTTCAAGTCTAAGTAATTGATATGGGATTAtatttaatctaaaaaaaaaaaaatcagccaactTGTCCTGTCAGACGTGGCATTGctacttcttttaaaaagaaaacacacttccTGTTAGGAAGTGAAGGCTGTAAGAGCTATGCACATACCAGCCATGGATGAGCACTGAATTGATTGTGCATGCTTTTCTTGCAAATTCAGGGCCAGAGATCACCATGTCTTCCTACCTACATCACAAAGCCCAAATGTAACTGCAAAGACCTCTGGTTCAGTTGCACTTGCCACAGCAAATGTGGAACAAGGCCATGCAGTGAAGGGTAACACCTGCATAAACTTCACCCTATTCCTGCTGCACCAGTTAAGCCCTTCCCACATAACGTGCAATCCGGTAGGGCAGGTCTGGGTTTCTTGTCTGGATGTCTACACCGCCTTGAATGGTGCAAGAAGTGAGTATGAGCAGCCTCACAGCAGAGCTATCAGTACAGCAGAGTCCCGGGTGCCTCCTGACTCGCACTACAACTTCACTTACAGCCACCCACAGAACCGCTGACGTATTCTGCACTAACTCAGGTTGCACCGAAAGAGATAAAGACCCATTTTGACGAGCAGAGCTGGAGGAGGAACTTCCAGAGCTGAAGAGACATGAAGGGGCTGCCTGGAGAGTACGGTCACTCACCCAGCACAGGCAGCTACACAGCAAGCAACAGGCTTACCGGCAAAAAGGCCAAAAAAGCCTGCCAGTCACCTGCAAATATCAGATCTTCTGTTCTGACAAGCACCTCCGCTTGGCCCTACAGCTTCATATACCTGGTTTGATCTGTGACACTGGGAACAGCAAAAGCCCCACAAAATGGTCATGCAAGAGACACAAACAGAAAAGGGAATTAAACTCCTGTCCTGTAACAAAGCCGCATGTCAAAGTCTTACCTTGAGGTCCAGAGAAGACAAATTAAATTTTCTGCTTGCTAGTTCTAGTACTTCTTTCTCAAGGTCTTCTTGGAGAGTGTCCTTGACATCAATGTAGTAGCACTCTGAGCTGGCGAAGTGACAACTTATACTCTGCAGGCGGAAATCGGGTGTCACTGCCACACTGATTACAAAATAACCAGTGGAAAAAGGTCATTCATCCCTGACTGTGGACACCCCACCCCTCCTCTACAGATCAAGGCAAAACAttccttcctccttccagagAACTGCAGCACACTTGAGTGTCCACTTGCAAAAAATATTCTTGCTCACAGGCATGCTTTTCTCCCGTCCCCTCTCTCCTAAACATCTACCTGGCATGCAAGCTGCAAAGGAAGCTGGATCATAACCTAGTTCAGAGAGCTCCAAGACACCCAGTGCTGATTTACCCCAAAGGCAGACTAATGCTGGGATTGAGCACAGCAAGAGGGTCTCCTGTGCTTCTGTGGGTCACAGGTAGGAGGTTAACAGTGACAGGTTAGGACTATTGCTCTGCTTGTGCGGAAAGAGGCAGCCGATCAGACTCAATAGCTGCTGGGAATTCCACAACTGCTAACAGGACTGAAAAAAAGTGTTATACAAGAGTGAATGCAGGCAAAAAATCAGTAGAGTAATCTGTGCTGCAGTGCATGAGGGGGAACATCTGCATTGCTGCTAGCAAAGGGATGGAGGCAACAGTTCCCTTAGCCCTTGCTTCAGTGAATCCGCTTCTGGCAAAGGATCAGGCCTTGAAAGGAGGGCACCTTTGCTTCTGTCCTTAAATCATAATGATGCAAAACCAATAGCTGATGTGAAATCTAATGCTTAACAGAAAAACTGGTCTCTGCGTCacataaattattattatttatcaaatgATGGTGGCTCCTGGTATCCAGAGATGATGTGTCAagagggcagagggaaggaagctAGAGAATACTTGGGACAGAGGGAAGGGAACTACTGGAGAAGCGAAAACAGCCAGCCAGGCTTCAAACATAGATTCAACATCTGATTTCTATTCCTGCTCTAATTCTCTCCAGCAGCCCTTGCAAACTCTTTCTAAAAGacagagattttaaaacaaaagataacAGAAGTATATTAGAGAcctaaaaaacacattaaaaagttCATCTAGATATCCATAAgcttggggagagggggaaggtaGTGTTACTTTGAtcagtttaaaaaagcaaacaaaaatagatAGCTGTATCCAGGGCTAGTTTCCTACCTTTCGGAAACCTGATGTCTTGTTTACTCCAGAGCCATGAATGAGCAGGGGATGGAAGAATACTGTGTCTCCCTTTTCCATGACAACGTGAACCCTGGGACTGTTCTCATCATAATCAAGAATTCCATGAAAAAGTTTGTTTACTGTACCCtagagaaaaagcaaagtagaAATCACTCAATGAAAATCAGAGCAATGAGAAATTCTCAGTGCAGGAGAGGGCAGAGATAGCTATTGATTTGCTCTCTCCGGGGTAGCATATTCTGCATGGTCACCTAAGagcctgcctgtttgcctgtaaGTTTGAGGGACAACAAAATAGTTCTTTGTCTGCTTTCTGAAGCTGGATTCAAATAATTAGGAACTTTTCTCCACTGGCAAGAACAGAGAGGAGCATGAGGGAATCACAGAAGTGTTGACTGGATGCCACCTCTGGGGCTCAGGCTCCTGCTCCAAGTACCGCTATCACCAATGCCAGGTCAGGTTAGGAAACATCCATTCTTAAGAGGAAGCTACCACTTGATATTTAATTCCATCCAGTTGTTTACCTTCCAGTTTCACTCTACGGGAAAATACACATGCTTGCCAGACAGGAACAAattcagaggaggagaaagagtcCTCAGATAGGGCAAGAATGGGGAAAACGGTTGCATGTGTTTATACAGTCATGCCACAGTGTGCCAGATAGTTCAGAGGTCCCGCTCCCTTGCCCTGAACTACAGTGCAATGATGGTTCAGCTCTGGACAGGCATCCCCTCCAGCATGTCAAGCCAGATCTACAGTAGTAATCTTGAGAGTACAGGAACACTTTCCCCTCATTTACCAGACTGTTACTTTCATCTCAACAACAACAACTTCACTCCCATaactgggagaaggaagaagtcTTCCAGGTGGGCCACTCTTGAGTCACACAGAGTGAGGTCAACTAAACAACTCTCGTGTGAAGCAGCAACTTCATGGTTgcataaaaaaaaaccaacaaacaccactgaaaaatgcagctttgaCCTGCGCGTCATCCCTCCATGGTGAACTCTTCCCAGCCATGGTGTGGCCCCACACCCTCCACAAACGCACACCCTCCGCAAAGCCCCATGCAGATCTACCTCCCACTTTGGGTAGCCATGAGGCTTCAGGGACTCTTTGTGTGTCCCTGGCAGCACGACCAGGCACCCGTTGTTCCTGTCAGCCCTCTCCATGGCAGTCCAGGAGCACACGATGCGGTCTGCAGGCCGGAACGGGAAGTAGTGCAAGTCCTGATGCATGGGATGGCGAAAAGTCTGTCGATCTGCAACACAGATTCAGAATCTTCAACCTCTTCAAATGTGACACAGCCTTTTCCTCCATATTAAGTCATTTCACTTGTGTCTTAAGAAGCTAGCAGTGGATAGACACTGCTGACTGTATGTGTGCTGGACCCCACCACCAGTTTTGAAGCCAAATGTCTACACCCTCCCACTAAGGCATACTACAAGCACAGTCATGGATCTCAGGTCAGCAAAAGCAAGGGGACACAGCATACTCCAGGGGACTGTCTGACTGTGCACTTGCTCAGAAGACCTGTTTTGTTGGCCTTGGTCATCACCAATCATTTGCTGAGTCTCCACCTTTTACTTTGACTGCTCTCCAGCTTAATGAACTCTAACCAGCACTGTGTTACATAAATCTTTCGCAGTACAAAGACTTTCAAATAACTACAGAGAGCAGTGCTGGAAAGGATATCAAGAAGTCATTTGATCCATCTCTATATCGCAAGCAGAATCAACACTGACTCTGCTGTTCCCAACAGATGTTTATTTAacccttcttttttttgtaatctCCATTTATGAGTCTGTAGCCTCCCCAGACAATCTACCCAGTGCTCAATTAGCCTGCTTCCTAGAGGCTCTTTTATTAATATCTAAACACAAAAGTATTGCTGAGGTTATGCTTACTACTTCTCTTCCCACTATGGAAATGGAAAGAGATTATCCTCTTCTACATCATAACAGTCTATTATATATTCAATGACTTCTATTGCCGCTAAATTTTCTCCTTAGATTGATATAATCAGGATGTTTCTACTTTCCCCATGAGTCATATTATTTAGACTTTGGGCAGCCTAGAAAACTCTCCTGAGACCTGTATCTCTCCTAAAATACTCAAAAGGATTCCTGGGGAGGTCTTGCAAATACAGAACAGCTTCCCATTTCTTGACCACTACTGTTTTGTTGTTACTTTATAAATGTATCATCTCCTATTgacttttcaaacaaaaaaggaaattttctgtGGAGTTTTTAAGATGACAAGTGAAGATGATGTGAAAAAACTCAGTGTTTTAATAACTCGACACAATATGCATACACTTAGAAGCTGGACACCTAAGAAACATAGCTCAGGTCTCAACTTTGCTAAACTGAAATACCTTATGCAGAGCCAAAGCTACTTTGAAAACTGCAATATGCTTAATTaagcttcttttttcccccatttctctTGTATGAATTAAGACTTTGATCTGCAGCAGTTGGAGCTAGGCTTGAAAATCCTTGTTCTGGCACCTGCTCAAGTGTCTACGTATCAAAGCGCTGAGCACCCAACAGCTGTCAGTGAGGTTAGGAGTTACAGACTAAATTTGACCTGTCTGAACTCTTAGTATGGAAAATAGCATATAATCTCTAAGCAAAGGATGCTCCTTCTGTTTATTGTCTTATTACTGAGGTCCACAGAAGCACTTGCTTTCCACACATGTGAAAAGTCAAGCTTAAAAAGAGTGTGATGTCTTCAACAGTGGACTTCTACGCAAGTACAGCCAGCTGAATAAGCAGCTCCAATGCCTACCTTTGAACACGTGAGCAAACAAACATCCACAGAAAATTGAAAGATAAGAAATGTCTCTCAGTAAGACAGGGCTAAACCAAAACAAACTATTAACAGAGTGGCCTCGTACatttgcaaaattatttgtttttaacttttttcaatTCAAACAGCTTTTCTAAAATAGTAAGTTCAGCTTTGGCCAGATAGCATACACACAGCAATTTCTGTATTTCCCTGTTATCCAATTATCCTTACCAGAATCTGGAAGTTTATTTATCAGCATCATGTGCATTGCCATTATGTTTGGCCCTGTGAAGCACTCAATATATCTGAGGacctacagagaagaaaacattagaaaaaatattagaaacatgaaagacaagaaaaaatgctgagaaaatatTGGGACCCACACGTCTGGCTGAGAAGCAGGgtacagcaggaggaggaggaagtcgAGAGGGAGGGATGCAAGACATGAGGCAGGATCTGTCACATCTTGCAAATTTGTATGGCAATAGGAGCCAAGATGGAAGATGGCATGgtaggctgctgcaggccactggGCTGAAATTGAAAAGATGGAGAGGGTTGTACTTCTACAAAGCTCAGGAGAGGCTTGGGGGAAGAGTAGATAGCGTTATCCGCCACTCTCTAGCTATGGCTCTTTGCCTTAACTTGAATAACAGCTACAAGCCTAGAGAGCAGATGCTTTGCcaagagaaaaaaagtacagaaaatgcTGCTAATCCATCCTATAAGCTTGGCACAGTTTGGGCAAGTCACATTCCTGAAAGGCTCACCCACCACAGGAGTGGAGGAGCACTGATTTAAGTTTTCTGCCCTGACCACCATCCCATGTTCACACAGAAAACTCTTAAAAGATTGTTTGATACTCTTTCCTCACATATATTCTTAGGGGAGCGATATCTGGGAGTGGAATATGAGATAAAGGACAGTGCTTTAGCAGAACTAAGCAAGCTTCTTCACATAGGCATTAAAACAGATATGTTCACATAGGTTCTTCCACCACTCtctcccttttgttttttttttacctgtggcAGGGTACAATATCTGAACAGCTCTTCATCTTCCTGGAAGTCCTGAACTTTGTTGACCGTTTTTTCAGATTGAACAGATTGGGACCTCAGCGTCTCATCTTGCATAATCATAGCTCCCAGTGGATTCACCTCCTTGTTACAGATCCTTATGAATTCCTTcctggaaagcaggtgggaaccaGAGAAGACAGGGCGCAGTTTAGCAATCTTCTGCCATCTCACTCTCCTCAAACACACTGTTTCTACAGAGGAAGGTATTCAGCTACAGCACATGCTTCCCGTGTTGGCAGAGCCCAATTCCAGAGCTTCCAAGAGCTCCCTAAGGATACCGCTGCACAGAAACACCGTGAGCAGCTTAGGCAAGAGGCCTCTACCTGAAGCGTTCAATGTCTTCATCAGAAACTAGCTTCTTAATGACCAAATAGCCGTTTTCTTCATAGAACTGCCTTTGCTCTGTGGTTAGAACATCGTTGTCCAGGGTGTAGCTGAGATAAACAGGAGAAACACATTAGTACCACTGAGCAGAGCAGGCGCAAAGGGAGCATGAAAGATGAGACCTGAAAGGAAGAACGTGGAGCGCCGGGGATCAGCTGCTGACGGGGAGAGGCAGAAGGCTCCAGCTGGTGTCATCAAGGGGTGAATCAGTCAGAAACCCTCCCAACAGTGCGGTGACAGCAGACGCCGAGGACACTTGCATGTGCACCTCGGCTCCTAGGACACGCTGTGTGTACACAGCCCGACGGATGGTCTCAGCCTGGCAGAGCCTGCACGGTGTGTTAGCACTGCTTCTGCGTGGAGCCACGCGCTACTCCTGAGACACTGTTCAAAGCAGCCCCTTCCTACCCTTCCAGGCaggaaaagagagcagaaaagtaGAAATCAATCCTCAGCAGCTTTACTCCCAGGTGACATAATCAAGCATATGGGAATATGCCCTGGTGTCAGATTATTCACTCCAACAGGCATTTTCAACATTCAGAGTCAACCTTTTTTGTTAAGCTACAGTTAAAGGGGAATATATCCCTGCAAAATTGAAAGCTATAGAAAGACTGGTAATCAGCATGTGAATTAAGATacattgaggggaaaaaagagcagaatACTGAAGGGTAATTTTTTATCTGTGTATTAAGAAAGATACAACATACCGAAACCTCCCCGCCTGAGTAACAGCACTAACTTTTGCTGAAGTAGGAATGGTGATCTGGGATATATATTAAGGAATATACACTAAGGCACAGTAGAGTATAAAAGCATCTACATAAGTATCCTGAACCCTACAATATGctgcttcttaaaaatatatgctaTGCTGTACAGCTGGTTCTTGCTTATTTTGCTTCTGGAAAACTTTTCCCACCTTCTGAGTAGTGTGCCTGGCAGAGAAGCATAAAGTAATGGAATAGTACAGTCTTCTCCATGCATATAGCAAAGAAAGTACAAAATGCCTTAGACTCCAGGGAAGGCCACAGGCCTGGACTCACCTTCCAGAACATCAAGACACTTAACGAGATGATCATCGGAGATGCTTACTTGTCCAATCTTTCTCTGTGCTCCAGAGAGCAGCTGAGCCTCTCGGGAACAGGGGACACAGGGCAAGTCCACCAAGAGATTAGATCCCATTTGAACTCCTTCCACCCAGTCTTTGCAGCACCTCTTGCTCTTGCTGGTTTTGTTCTTGACACCTCCATGATGTCCAAAGGACATGCGTGGGGTCCCTTGGACCTTGCGTGTGCTAACGCTACCTAAGACAAGAGGAACGTAGGCTGGGGGAAAGGAGCTGCCACCTGTACTCCAGCATCTAATTTTTGTGAAGACACAGTACATTAaaacctttcccttcccctcacgCACAGAGGGGGCTGGGGATACTGAGAGCAGCACTCTCCTCTAGCTCCTTATGCCAAGCGTCCAAAAGAAATCCCAGGGCGCATCCCTGCCACATTTCGCCTTCTGTTGCTTCCTTTCTGAGGCCACAAGGGAAGACTCTGTGAATGAACAATAGTACGTTGGGCACCGCTGTTGTGTGGAAATAACTCATCTTCCCCTACACCAATCTCTAGAGCAACTACAGGAGGAAAGCGAGCTATGCACAACACAGTATTAAACTCTATAATGgagatttacatttaaataaacaaagaagATCAGGacatcaattttattttatttttcaatggcTGGCCAGGGTGGGAAAAGAACGCACCTCCTGAAATATCCCCTAACATCATGGTGCAGCCTTCATGCTGGCCAAGAAATAACATCTACTAAGACAGCTTTATTATAGATCAATTTGTTCTTAGTGTCCTGGTGGTGAGGAGTTCTCCACTTTCTTCCTACATTTAAGGCAGCAGCTTTAAACATAATATCAGCAGtcagctttcatttaatttttggaAATGTGGAACAGACCACCATGAAACTTCTTTCTATCCCGGCCTTCTTTCTCTGATGTATTTTAGAAGTGGCAGCCTCTAAAATTTCTGCCTCATTTCTCATCCACAAGTACAAGTGAACAGAACCTCGATGTTTTTCCTGCTTCTGATCCGCCAGTTAGGTCTGTGCCTCTCAGCACGGTCTGAGATTCACTGTGCTGGATTCAGCTCCTCAAACACCATGAATCTCTGGAATAAAAATTCACCCTTCGCCACCGCTCCTGAGGCCACAAGCTAACGGCAGCAAGTCTGGATGCGCAGGCAGCCACAACCTGCAAACGCACACTTATGTTTTCAGTGCCTTTTACAACCAGACCCTCATAAACAAGCAAGCAAAGCTGCTCCCCTGTGGTGCCAAGACGTACCCAGGGGGACCACCACGTGCGCTGGACCACAGGCGACGGGTGGCAGGGCTGAAGCTCTGGAGGAGACACCAGGCTGTTGGGCCAGGAGGGCCACTTGCCCCAAAGGCCCGTCCCACGGGGCCGGTGGGGGAAACGCTGCCCTGGCGCAGCAGAGCCCTCCTAGGTGCACACACGCACAGCCTGGGGAGCAGGATGAAGCTCCTGGGTGCTTTCCCAGGAAGTACCTGGGAAACCGGGTACCGCCCCAGTCCCAGCCGGGCTGACGCACTGCTCCCCACTTCCCACCCCGCAGCAGAA from Dromaius novaehollandiae isolate bDroNov1 chromosome 1, bDroNov1.hap1, whole genome shotgun sequence encodes the following:
- the PHYH gene encoding phytanoyl-CoA dioxygenase, peroxisomal, whose protein sequence is MDQRGKPSGPAARLDAILRHLSPPRGAAPAPITIPTSAKVSAVTQAGRFRYTLDNDVLTTEQRQFYEENGYLVIKKLVSDEDIERFRKEFIRICNKEVNPLGAMIMQDETLRSQSVQSEKTVNKVQDFQEDEELFRYCTLPQVLRYIECFTGPNIMAMHMMLINKLPDSDRQTFRHPMHQDLHYFPFRPADRIVCSWTAMERADRNNGCLVVLPGTHKESLKPHGYPKWEGTVNKLFHGILDYDENSPRVHVVMEKGDTVFFHPLLIHGSGVNKTSGFRKSISCHFASSECYYIDVKDTLQEDLEKEVLELASRKFNLSSLDLKDIWSFRARLVQGERVNL